The Paucidesulfovibrio gracilis DSM 16080 genome segment CCAAGCTCATTCCCGATGAGATGAAAATGACCATTTCCAAGGCCATGGAAATGGAACCCGAGCTGCAAAAACTGGCGGATACCGAACCGCAGATCGCCAAACTCCTGGACATTTCCAAGCGGTTGGAAGGCCTGTGCCGCCACGCCAGCACGCACGCCGCGGGCGTGGTCATCTCGGACAAGCCCATGACCGAGTACCTGCCCATCTACAAAGGCAAAAAAGAGGAACTGGTCACCCAGTACGACATGAAGCGCGTGGAAAAGGTCGGGCTGATCAAGTTCGACTTCCTGGGTCTGCGCACCATGACCGTCGTCGAAGATTGTCTGGACATCATCCGCGAGCAGGGCAAACAGGCGCCGGACCTGGACACCATGGCCCTGGACGATCCCAAAACCTACGACATTTTCTGCAAGGGCGACACGGACGGCGTGTTCCAGGTGGAATCTTCGGGTATGCGAAAATACCTGCGCATGCTCAAGCCGTCCTGCTTCGAGGACATCATCGCCATGCTCGCCCTGTACCGCCCCGGTCCGCTCAACTCCGGCATGGTGGACGAATTCATCAAGCGCAAGCACGGGGAAATCGAAGTCAGCTACCCCCACCCTTCCCTGGAGGATACCCTCAAGCCCACCTACGGGGTCATGGTCTACCAGGAACAGGTCATGGCCACGGCCATGGTCATTGCCCGCTACTCCCTGGGCGAAGGCGACCTGCTGCGCCGGGCCATGGGAAAAAAGATCGAAGCCGAGATGGCCAAGCAGCGCAAGCGCTTCCTGGAAGGCGCCCGGGAAAATGAAATTCCGGACAAAACCGCCAATGAAATCTTCGACCTTATGGAAAAGTTCGCGGCCTACGGCTTCAACAAGTCCCACTCCGCAGCCTATGCCCTGATCTCCTATTATACCGCCTATCTCAAGGCCCACTTCCCCGTGGAGTTTATGGCCGCGCTGATCAGCTCGGAACTCTCCAACGCGGACAAGGTCTATGCCTACATCAATGCCTGCCGCGACCTGGACATCGAGGTGCTGCCGCCCGACGTGCAGACCAGCCGCCGCCGCTTTTCCGTGCAGAACGACAAAATCGTCTTCGGCATGGGCGGCGTTAAAAACGTGGGTGACGAAGCCGTGAACGAAATCGTGCGCGAGCGCGAGGCCAACGGCCCGTACAAGGATTTCGTGGACTTCTGCACCCGCGTGAACCTCAAACGCGTTTCCAAACGGGTCATTGAATATCTGATCAAAAGCGGGGCCATGGACTGCTTTGGCGGCTCCCGCGCCGGTCTGTTCGCGGCCAAGGACAAAGCCGTTTCCATGGGCCAGAAAAAAGCCAAGGACAAGGCCTCGGGCATGCTCAACATGCTGGACATGCTCGGAGGCGGCTCCGACGCCGAAGAAACCGAGGCATGCTTTCACCTGGAAGAACTGGATCTCCCGGAATGGGAGGACGGCGAAAAGCAACGCTTTGAAAAGGAAGCCCTGGGCTTCTATCTTACCAGCCACCCCCTGCTGCCCTACCGGCCGGAACTGCTGCGCATGCGTCTGGCCTCCCTGGAGGACTGCTGCGATCTGGCCGACGGAAGCATGGTCAAAACCGCGCTCATTGTACCCGCCCGCAAAGAATACATCACCAAACGCGGCGACAAGATGGCCTTCTGCACGGTGGAGGATCTCAGCGGCGTGGGGGAACTGACCATGCTGCCCAACGTCTACGCCCTGGCCAAACCCCTGCTGGAGCAGGACTTGCCGCTGTATGTGGAGGCCAAGGTGGACAAACGCAGCGCCCCCGGCGAGGAGGAAGGGCCAAAGCAGGCCAAACTCCTGGCGGAAAAGGTGGAGCTGCTGGGCGAAGTCACAGCCCGAAGCGACGCGGCCGTGCTCATTGACGTACAGGAGTGCGTCTGCGACGAACAGCGGCTCGGGCAGTTGCGTTCCATCCTGGAGGATCACAAAGGTCCGGCCCCGGTCCTCCTGCGACTGAACATGGAAGAATGCCTCTGCACCATGGAACTGGGCAACGGCTGGCGGGTGCGCCCCGACGCCCGGTTCTGGAAACAAATCGACGCCTGGCGGGAGGACGTGGTCTGATGTCGGTCGACCGCTGTTCCCGATGCCGGGCTTTCCGGACGGAGACGCCATGGAACACCAACTTTTCATCCAATACCTGCTCTTCGGCCTCGGCGTGCTGGGTCTGCTGGCCCTGGCCGCGCCCACGCTGATCTGGCGCAACACGTCGGAAACGACGCGCCTGCTGCGCGAATTGCTGGAAGAACAGGAAACAGCCAACGACCTGAATGCGGCCATTCTCCGCCGGCTGGAAAGAATCGAACAGCGTTTGCCCCCGGCCGCCCCGGAGATTACGGTAGAAGCACCGCCGCCGCCCGGACCGGACGATGACTTCGGCCCGGACGAGGATTGGACCGCCGAGGAACGCGAATGCGAGGACGCCTCCACCAAGGACCGCGACGCGGAACCCAGCTGATTCGCTCCCGAGACACGGACCGCACCACGCCATTTCTCGCTAACCCAACCAACAAGACATGCGCCCCTTGCGGCGCAAGGAGATTCCCATGCCCGAACCGCTCTGGCGGCTCACCGTAAAACTCGGCTTTTCCGCCTCGCACCAGCTCCGCAACTACGGCGGCAAATGCGAACGCATGCACGGCCACAACTTCGGCGTGGAGGTGATGGTGGAAGGCTCCCGCCTGGATCCGAAGATACACTACCTCGTGGACTTCAAGGTGCTGAAGCGGCTGACCAAGGAAATTCTCGAGGAACTGGACCACCACCACCTCAACGAACATCCGTTTTTTCTGGAGCGCAACCCCTCCAGCGAGAACATCGCCATGTACATTTATCGGCAACTTTCCGGAAAACTGCCCGAAAACGTGCGCCTTGTGGAAGTTTCCGTAGCGGAAAAAGACGCGCAAAAAGCCACCTACATGGAGGTCTGACATGGCCGCAACCCCACCGAGCATCCCTTCTCCCGGCGCACTCAGCGCGGACGGCGAACTGCAACGCCTCTTTCACCACGTGGCCCGCAAGCAGGACTCCGAGATGGATCAGGAATTGGAAAAAACAGCGCCCGAAGACCAGGAGGAATATCTGGACCGGCAATGGTCCCAACTGGAGGAACGCGAAACATGCGACTCCTAGTGCAGCGGGTCAGCCGCGCCTCAGTGGACGTGGCCGGGGAAACCGTAGGCGAAATAGGACCGGGCCTGCTGGTTCTGGCGGGATTCGGCATTGAGGACCAGGACGACGCTCCCGGTTCCCCGCTTTGGGACAAGCTCCTGAACAAACTCCTGGGCCTGCGTATCTTCAGCGACGAAAACGGCAAGATGAATCAAAGCGTGCGCGACGCCCAGGGCAGTCTGCT includes the following:
- the queD gene encoding 6-carboxytetrahydropterin synthase QueD translates to MPEPLWRLTVKLGFSASHQLRNYGGKCERMHGHNFGVEVMVEGSRLDPKIHYLVDFKVLKRLTKEILEELDHHHLNEHPFFLERNPSSENIAMYIYRQLSGKLPENVRLVEVSVAEKDAQKATYMEV
- the dnaE gene encoding DNA polymerase III subunit alpha, with translation MPEFIHLHVHTEYSLLDGAIRLKDLFQRAKDLGMPAVSITDHGNMYGAVTFYSEAKAMGLKPIIGCEVYVAPGSLHEKNAQNSGAYHLLLLAKNLRGYKNLIQLVSTSWVDGFYYKPRVDKELLRQHSDGLVATSACLGGEVCQALLKQGQEAGEAVAREYADIFPGEFYLEVQANGMAEQNKANRMLIKAAENTGLPLVATNDCHYLTQDDAEAHDLLLCIQTQATIHDEKRMRMGTDQLYFKTPEEMEAAFSHVPEAIANTQRIAEKCNLEIELGNYSFPVYELPEGVSIDEEFERMTREGLKRRLRDAAYEVDEKRYWDRLEYELGVIREMGFPAYFLIVQDFINWAKDNKIPVGPGRGSAAGSIVAWALRITNLDPLPYDLLFERFLNVERVSMPDIDVDFCERRRLEVVKYCSEKYGPDHVAQITTFGTMKAKAAIRDVARAMGMTFAEGDRIAKLIPDEMKMTISKAMEMEPELQKLADTEPQIAKLLDISKRLEGLCRHASTHAAGVVISDKPMTEYLPIYKGKKEELVTQYDMKRVEKVGLIKFDFLGLRTMTVVEDCLDIIREQGKQAPDLDTMALDDPKTYDIFCKGDTDGVFQVESSGMRKYLRMLKPSCFEDIIAMLALYRPGPLNSGMVDEFIKRKHGEIEVSYPHPSLEDTLKPTYGVMVYQEQVMATAMVIARYSLGEGDLLRRAMGKKIEAEMAKQRKRFLEGARENEIPDKTANEIFDLMEKFAAYGFNKSHSAAYALISYYTAYLKAHFPVEFMAALISSELSNADKVYAYINACRDLDIEVLPPDVQTSRRRFSVQNDKIVFGMGGVKNVGDEAVNEIVREREANGPYKDFVDFCTRVNLKRVSKRVIEYLIKSGAMDCFGGSRAGLFAAKDKAVSMGQKKAKDKASGMLNMLDMLGGGSDAEETEACFHLEELDLPEWEDGEKQRFEKEALGFYLTSHPLLPYRPELLRMRLASLEDCCDLADGSMVKTALIVPARKEYITKRGDKMAFCTVEDLSGVGELTMLPNVYALAKPLLEQDLPLYVEAKVDKRSAPGEEEGPKQAKLLAEKVELLGEVTARSDAAVLIDVQECVCDEQRLGQLRSILEDHKGPAPVLLRLNMEECLCTMELGNGWRVRPDARFWKQIDAWREDVV